A single region of the Nicotiana sylvestris chromosome 6, ASM39365v2, whole genome shotgun sequence genome encodes:
- the LOC138871509 gene encoding uncharacterized protein has product MITAPDATPSAQLARGGGWGGRGRPRGGGQARYYAIPARTEVVASDSVITGIILIFYIDASVLFDPSSTYSYVSFYFAPHLGVPRDSLSSPVYVSTPVGDSLIVDRVYQSCLVTIRGFETRADLLLLSMVDFDVILGMDWLSPHYAILDCHAKTVMLDMPGIPHVEWSDTLDHTPNKVISFLKAHHVVEKGCSAYLAYVRDVSFDAPSVDSVPVLRDYPYVFPADLPGMPPDRDIDFGINLLLVTQPISIPPYRMAPPELKELKDHFRAHECFLRLICAQVTIS; this is encoded by the exons atgatcacaGCTCCAGATGCTACCCCATCTGCCCAGCTAGCTAGGGgcggaggttggggaggtagaggtcgccctcgagggggaggccaggccagatattatgctattcctgctcgtaccgaggttgttgcctccgattctgttatcacaggtattatactgatTTTTTATAtcgatgcatcggttctatttgatccaagctctacttactcttatgtgtctttttattttgctccgcatttgggtgtaccccGAGATTCCTTGAGTTCTCCTGtatatgtttctactcctgtgggggattctcttattgtggaccgcgtttatcagtCATGTTTGGTTACTAttcgtggttttgagactagggcagatttattgttactcagcatggttgattttgatgttatcttgggcatggactggttgtcgccccattatgctattcttgattgtcacgccaagaccgtgatgcTGGATATGCCAGGTATTCCGCATGTTGAGTGGAGtgatactttagatcacactcccaataaagttatctctttccttaaagctcatcatgtggttgagaaggggtgttccgcgtatttagcttatgtgagagatgtcagttttGATGCCCCTTCTGTTGATTCGGTCCCAGTGTTACGGGATTATCCttatgtgtttccagctgatcttccgggcatgccgcctgatagagacattgattttggcattaattTGTTGCTGgtcactcagcctatttctatccctccgtatcgtatggctcctcctgagttgaaggagttgaaggatca cttcagggcgcacgagtgttttctaagattgatttgtgctcaggttaccatcagttga